The sequence gagcgagactgtctcaaaaaaaaaaaaaaaaaaaagtagcgtTTCTCTAGACCTGTGCCATCCAATAGGGCAGCCACCTGAACTGGGAAGAGCTGCAAAAATACAGTACATACCAGACTTTGAAGACAGGATGAAAAAGGGAAGGTAAAAACTATTTcgttaaaatttttaatagtgaTCACGTTGAAATGtcaatattttggatatattggataagtaaagtatattataaaaatgaattctgtttcattttactttttaaaaatgtgtttaccaGGAaactaaattagctgggcaaggaggcacgtacctgtaatcccagctacttaggaggctgaggcagaagaattgcttgaacccaggaggcagaggttgcagtgaacagagatcgcatcactgcactccatcctgggcaacagagcaagactctgtctcaaaacaaacaaacaaataaacaaacaaaaccaaaaaaccccactACTCATGTAGCTTGCTTCATATTTATATTGGATGACACTGTTCTAGAGCCTGAATTCCATAGGATATGCGATAAGTGTTGCTGAAAAAACTAAAGCAAGGTAGGAGGATGGAGGCTGATATTTGCAAGATGCCATGTTACTCATGTCTGGGGGGAACCAGTTTCTGTACTCAGGACTTCTCCAGGCAGGCTTCATCTCCCAAACCAAGTTGCCCACAGATACTCCCCCTTCCCCTGGACTTCCTGTGAGAGGAGGGTTCAGCAGAACCCACTCTGAGAGATGGTATTTTAAAGAGAATGATAAACTTGTCAGATGACTAGGCAGGGAGAGAGCGAGGACAGGCAGAACAGAGGTAGGGGGTGCCACAGGACCAGAAGGAAGGGTGGCCAATGGGGGCTTGGGCTGCAGAGGGGTGAGAACAGGTGAGAGACCCAATAGAATCCCTCTGGCCAGGTTTGCAGCTGGCTTGGCCGAGCTCACACTATAGGACGCAGGCGGTAGCGGAAGCGCACATCATGGCTGGGCTGCATGGTGCCAAAACCCCAGCGCTGCGGGTCAACATGGGGTAGTGGTGTGTCAGGGTCCACCAACTCTAAGTCAAAGTGTGTGACCATAAGCAGGATAAAGAGCTTCACCTCACTGAGTGCGAAGAACCTCCCAGGGCAGATGGAAACGCCCGAACCCCAGGGCATGGTGTAGTGGTGGATCTTCTTGCCTGCCTTGAAGAAGTCCACTTTCCGGCTGCCATTAGGGTTGAGGAAGCGATCGTACTTGAAGATAGTGGGCTCCGGGTGGATGTCAGGGTCCACGTGCACTGAGAGGTAGGGAAAGAGGGCCAGGATGTCTCCACGGCGGAACAGATACTCCTGCCCACTGGCCATCTTCAGGGTATAGTCTTCATGAACCAACCTGAGGAGGGTGGGTGCAGCCCTCAGCCTCAGTGTCTCCTCTACCACACTGTCCAGAACTGGGGTGTGTTGCAGGGCACTGAGTTTGAAGGCAAAGGACTGCTTGGTCTCCAGTCTGGCCTCACCCAGGACCTGGGTAGTTTCCTGCCTCACAGCCCGAATAGCTTCTGGGTGCTTCAGGAGGAACAAGAGGGCCCAGAAAGAGGTGGGCCCCGTGTTCCCCTGGGAGGCCCACAGCATCATGAAGTTGAACTTGTCCTGCATAGCTGATGGTACCCCCTGCTCCCTCAGAAACTGAAGCATGTTGCACAGCCAGTTGCTGATGCCCTCCTTCTCCTGGCTGTGGCTCACGGAGAGCATCTTGTGAAAGAGACGCTGGAGTCGGCCCACTTCTAGCCACTCTTGGGGCCACAGCAGGGAGTAGACAAACCTGGGGAAAAGAAGGTCAAACTTGCGGAACTCCACGAATAACTCTCCTGCCTGTAGCAGGTCCTGCTCCTTGTCCTTCGTGTAGCCGAACAAGCTCAGGTAGCCAGCTGTGAACAAGATATAATAGCAGAAGTGAAAGAGGCTGTCCTCATGCCAGCAACTGGCATCCAGACTCCAGCCTTTCGACTTCAGCATTACAAAGGACAGGCTGTCCAGCATGGTCTCATTAAGATCCTTCAAGCCATCCCCCCTCAGATGCTTGGTGCTGGCTGAGTGTATCATCTCATGGTCCCCTTGCACTGAACGGTATCCAAATACCTTCAGCACCAGTTTTTTTGCATATTGCCCAAAGTCTAGTTTTCTCTGTGTGTCCTTGAGGATGGGGCCAAAGGAGAGGGGGTCCATGACAAAGGTGAAGTACTGGCCCCCTAGCTGCACTGTGAACACATCCCCATGCTTGCTCCTCATGCGCTTCAGAAATTCAAACATATTCTTCCGGAAAGCCATGGCATAGCCAAGCCAAGGCACAGTACCCTTGTCCAGAGGGGGCTCCCGTGGCCTACGTTGTCGGAGCATCCCTGGCAGGCACAGGTATCCAGCAATGACCACCAGCAGAGCTCCCAGCACTGGACCCCAGAGCACCATAGCTATGCTCCCGCGTATTAAGCTCTCGACACACACACCGTTCCCTGGGTGCCAGagagctttgggaggccttggAAAGTCCAGGAGATAAAGGTCTGAGCACCTGGACCTTGCCCTGTGGCCACAAGTTATGGCAAATAACACTAGCGAGACAGTACTTGGAAGCAGCAAAATGTTCCCCTGGACTTAACACTTGGCTGACTGGTCATGTAGGGGAGGAGGAGGTAACCAGGAGAAAGCTCAAAGAGAAGCCTCCAGCTATGGTCACAGCTGCTCACCAGCTTCATACTTTGCTCTGGCCTTTTCAGACTCAGCTCTTGCACCTTCTCTCTAAGCCTGCCTTGATCCCACTCCCACCCCCGTGGCTGACTGACTATTTACGCCCCCATttacatatgcatttatttatttgccagtTCATTCGGTAGAAATGAATCAAGCACTTACAAAATCTCACATGTACTCTTTCATCATCTTTAGAAGATGCAACAAATGCCTCCATTACTAGTTGGCCCCCTTGGTCAAGTGACTTAACCTCACTGTGCCTCCATTCCTTCATCTGTGAAGTAGGGATAATTATAGTGCCTCATAGGTGCTGTTGTGAGGCAAAAAGAGATAAAACctgcaaagcacttagaatagtgcctggctcaTGCTAGTGCTCCATATATGTTAGTTAGTATCCTAAAGCCTTTTCTCTTACCTCTGCCCGCTCCCCTGGACCTCACGGCAGCCCTGTGCTTATCTCCTCATCCTTTCCCTAGTCTATCTTCCTCTCTGGTCTCAAAGATGTTTGCCAAGGGGGCATGGCCTTGTTGAAGTCATGTCTGCTCCTACCTCCATGTGCACACATTACACAGTCAAAGGCAAGTGAAGAATTACTGTATGCCCTTCCACAAGAGCTCTGACCCCAACCCAAAGAAAAGAGGCATCGATGCTGGGGCTTTAGATACTGAGAAGGCTGAGCTTCTGGAGGGGGTGTTGACTCCATCTTGGGGTATTAGTGTGAATGAATTCATCTGAGGAGGCCACAGAGCCTCCTAGATGATGACTCTTCAAGCACAGGCTGGGCCTCTCACCTTCAGCCCTCTCACCTGCCCGACTGCTTGCCTGTACACTTCTCTGACAAGAAGGCAGAATTCTGGAATTGTAAAATGTCAGAGACGATAGGGATCTTACTCAGTCGCTTCATACTTCATTTCACAATGAGGATCTAGGTGCAGAATGCAGTGGGGACCCTCTTTGACAGCTGCCCTGGCTCGAGGCCTTGAGATAAGCTAATCATTGACTAAGGGCCTTCTGAGACATGTCAGGCCAGGTCCCTGCCAGCAGCTCAAGAAGGAGAAAGCTGTACAATTGACACCAAGGCATTAGTCAAGCAGTCTGGCCCACTGTTGCAATAGGTGAGGTTCAAACTCAATTCAATCAGTTCTGATAACCTCCAAATTACTTTTTAACTTCCTAACCACCTGAAAACAGGCACTTCGGCTCTTCAGACAAAGGAGGGTATGGAACTTCCATATCCCCTCTGGAGTGAGCTTCCTTTGCCCATGAGCTTCCCCTTGGCAGGGAGTTGGAACTGTCCACACTCTGCTTCCCAGAATCCCTCTTTAATTGCTCAGGACCACCACAGTACTTGGCATCATCAACTCTCCTCAACCTTAGAATTCAGTCAGAAACTGGGCCAAATCCAATGAACTGAACCGTGTCCCCTAGTTTTTAGTAGATGAACCATTATTTCACattcattcttacctcattcatTAACCcacactcatccattcattctctccttccttggagaagccccatctatccattcactagatatttattgggcacttactGGCAGAAATGTTGCTAAGATCTGGGATTATAATCGTGAATGAGATAGACACAATCCCTGCCCTCTTGCAGTTTATGGTCTAATGGAGGGAGAAAGATATTAAatcactgcccaaagtaattatACATGCATTTCTcatttattgtgctttgctttattgcacttcacagatactgtgtgttttacaaattgaaggtttgtggcaaccctgcgttgagcaagtctattggcaccattttCCCAACAGTTTATGCtaactttgtgtctctgtgtcacattttgtaagttctcacaatatttcatttttttttcattattatcattacagctgttatggtgatctgtgatatGCTAGtattgtaattgtttgggggCACCATGAACTGGGCCCATGTATGATGCAAACTTAATTGGTAAATGTTGTGTGTATTCCGACCGttccactgaccagctgttctcccctctctctatctctcctTGGGCTTTCCTATTTCCCAAGACACAGCAATGCTGAAATTAGGCCAACTAATAACCTTACAATGGcatctaagtgttcaagtgaaaggcaGAGCTGCACTTTAAATCGctttaaatttcactttaaatCACAAGccagaaatgattaagcttagtgaggaaggccaAGATAGGCTGAAATCTAGGTTTGTTGCACTGCACAGTTATTTAAGttgtaaatgcaaaagaaaagttcttgaaggaaattagaagtgctactccagtgaatacatgaacaataagaaaaacagctttattgctgatatgaagaaagttttagtggcCTGCATAGATCAAACCAGCTACAACATTCCCttagccaaagcctaatccagagcaaggtcttaactctcttcaattctatgaaggctgaaagTGATGAAGAAGCAGTtggagaaaagtttgaagctagcagaggctgGTTCAttaggtttaaggaaagaagccatctctacAACATAGAAGTGCAATGTGAAGcagcaagtgttgatgaggaCGCTGCAGCAAGTTAGCCAAAAGAtgtagctaagataattgatgaatacggctacactaaacaacagatttttaatgtagatgaaacgaccttatattggaagaagagACCATCTAAGGACTTTCCTAGAGCAAAGTCAATGCCCTGCTTCAAAGCCTCTAAGGGTAGGATGACTCTCTTTTTAGGGGCTAACGTAGCTGGTGACTTTCAGCTGAAGCCAATGCTCATGACcgttctgaaaatcctagggcccttggGAATTACGCTAAATTGACTCTGCCTGTACTCTATAAGTAAcaaggacaggtgtggtggctcgcacctgtaatcccagcaatttggaaggttaaggcaagtggattgcttggagaccagcctgggtaacgtggcgaaaccctgtctctacaaaaattacaaaatttagccagttatggtggtgcatgcctgtggtcccagctacttgggaggctgaggtgggaggatcacctgagcctgggaggatgaagctgcagtgagccaagatcatgtcactgcacttcagcctgggtgacagagtgagaccctgtctcaaaacaaacaaacaaaacaaagcccagATGGCAGCACCTCTGTTTGCAGCGTGGTTTACTTAGGCCCACTgctgagacctactgctcagaaaaaaagattcttttcaatGTATTACTAGTCATtaacaatgcacctggtcacccaagattTCTGATGAAGGTGTTCAaagagatgaatgttgtttttcATGCCTGCttacacaacatccattctgcaacccatggatcaaggagtaatgtCGACTCTTCAGTCTTAGTAGTTCAGAAATAcgtttcataaggctatagctgctgtagacagtgattcctctaatggatctgggcaaagtaaattgaaaaccttatggaaaggattcaccattttaGCGCcactaagaacatttgtgattcatgggaggaggctaaaatatcaacatgaacaagagtttgaaagaagttgattccaaccctcatgaatgactttgaggggttcaaggcttcagtggaggaagtcactgcagatgggTGGAAAtagagaattagaattagaagtggagccagaagatgtgactgaattgccgCAATCTCCTGATtgaacttgaatggatgaggagtaaCTTCTTATGGATGAGCTAAGAaagtggttttttgagatggaaactACTGGTGAAGATGCTGGGAATACTGTTGAAACgacaacaaagaatttagaatattacataaagttaGTTAATAAAGCAGCAGtagagtttgagaggattgactccaattttgaaaaaagttctactgtgggtaaaatgctatcaaacagcattgcatgctacagagaaatctttcctaAAAGGAAGAGTCAACTGGTGCGGCAACCTCGATTGTTGccttgttttaagaaattgtcacagcccCCCCAGCcctcagcaaccaccaccctgatcagtccaGGGTGAAGATAGGaatcactgaaggctcagatgatcattagcattttttagcaataaagtttttttttttaaattaagggattatatatatgtgtgtgtgtgtgttagataTACTGCTTTTGCACACTTAATGGTGTACAGtctaaacataatttttatattctctggGAAACAAAATTCGTGCGACTCATTTTACTGTGGAGGTTTGAAACTCAACCCGCAATATCTTCGCGGTATGGCTGTTAATTGTGACGAATGCTGCAAAGAAGAGCAGAGCGTGAAGGGAGGTGGCAGTCAGGAAGGCCTCACTGATTGGGCCACACTGATTCAGCGGAGGCCTGGAGGACCACAAGACCCAGTCAATGTGTATTGTGCGTGGTGGAGGTGCTAGCGGCGGAAGAGGGGGTGCTGGTCAGGGGATGCAGCAGGGTGGCCCCAAGGTACCGACAGCATATCCACCCTGGGGCCAATGAGCCCAGGGCGCTCGGAGAAGGGGAAAGAATCTCCACAGGGTGCAGAGCCGGCAGGTTCTGTGCGGGGTTGGATTTTGACACATCGGTGGCACTGAACCCCTCTCACGCCAGCCTGCACAGCCGCGCTTGCGTCCGGGGTCAGCCCAGGGGGGCCACGCAGGGCTGCCGGGTGGACAGGCCAAGGAATACGAGCTCTTCCTCAGGCGGAGATTGGCTTGCCCCTGGGAAGCCCGCCCACGGGACTGCCCTCCTGTCCTTCCCCAGGGGCTAGGGACCAGCAACCCACGCCAACACCGGGAGCGGGCGGCACGTCCCCTCCTGGCCCCTTGGGTCTGGGATCTGTCAGGGGCCGGGGCGGGGCAACAATCGAGGTTGCCGCACCAGTTGACTCTTCCTTTtaggaaagatttctctgtagcatgcaatgctgtttgatagcgtTTTACCCACAGCAgaactttttttcaaaattggagtcaatcctctcaaactctaCTGGGGCTACGGGGCCAGGTAGGCCCAAAGACAAACGGAGGCGGCCTCCGGGCCGGCCAGAGGGGCCGCGGGCCCTCGGGAAAGGGGCGGGTGCACTTCCGGCCCCCGCAGCCGCCGCGAGGGCGTCTCCGGGAGGCGTGGCGGGGAGTAGGTAGTGTGTTGCTGACCTCTGGCGGTCGCTCTGCGGGACTTTGCACCTTCTTTGTGCTCAGGAGCTGTGCGTGTTAGTGCGGCGGCCGTGCTCTCAGTAACGGCGTGGTCCCGGGCCGACGGGAGGACGTGCTGAAGGCGCTGCTTTCTTCCTACCTCACCGCAGCTGTTTCCGACTCGCGCGCTGAGCCCACTACTACCCCTCGGCCCACGCCCCTGGTAGTTGTCACGGCATAAGCCCGGCAAGAGCATCATTTTGGTTGTCCTGGGGCGTTTTGGGGGGTTAGATCCTTTATTGCTAACCTCATTCGCACATTCCATGGTGGGTAGGACAGTGGATTGAGTTTTTTACACTGGGCCCTAGTAGTTCCATGTTCCTGTCCGATGTCATGACTTCTCATTCTATATATGGCCCAGCATTTTGAGCAACTGGGCACTGACCTGAGGTTTCTGTTTATCTGCTGTGGTTCCTTTACTGGGGTTCTCCGCTGTGGGTTCTCTAGTCCGGATGCACCAGCTCTTCCCTGCGTCTTGTTTGCCCCTTTTTTAACTCTGGATGATACTGATTGCTCCCCCAGTATGTGCCACCTCTTGCTCACTGCCTCGCCCCCAGCAGTAAGCAGTACCATTGAAATGGAAATACAGGGGAGAAACTATTTCACCCGGCTTTTAGAGCAGGTAATAATCGTTTCACTTAGGGCTTATTTATGGCTCCTTTTTCGTTCTAGCTTTCCAGGTTCCTTCTGTTTTCCCGGAGGGGAAGGAACCACCTCCATGGCAGCCTGGGTTCTCGACAGCCTGGCTCAAGGGTCACTGTGCTTACTGCTAGCCTGCATCACTTATACCAGGTTGCTGTAGAGCCAGTGTAGGACATAAAAGGCAAACCTGGGTTCTTGTCCCAACTCTTCTACCAATTCATGGCCTGACCCGGAACATTTTGTTTCACACTTCTGGGCCTTTATTCTGATGTGTCAAAACAAGAGGTACTGAATTTGAGGTACTCGCCAGCGGTGAGATGCTATTATAAAGGTATTGGGTTGTGCATTCACTAATTTGCCAAGAGATATGAGGGCATATAGTGTGAGAGGGTGGAGGGATAGGGTGGGAATTGGTATGATTGGCGTTGAGCTTCTAGCCAGTGGATGGCTTTATGCTGATCATTCCCATCGCCACCAACACCATCACCATTCTTATTTTGAGAACTTACCTTGAGCTAAGTATTACACTAAATTCACGTATTTTGCCGTTTAGTCCTTATATCAACCCGATTCAGAGATACCGTAGAACTCATGGGACTCAGAATACATTTGTAATCATGACTAAGACTGATTACAGCTAGATTGCTGGTCCCCAGCCCCTTGAGATGGTGGGGAGGGCAGCCACACGGGCTTAATTCCCAGGGGCAAGCCAGCCTCTGCCTGAGGAAGAGCAAGTATTCTCTGCCTGTCCATCTGGTGGGATACATAACCAGATCATAAGGGAAAAAGACATAGGTGGAGTCTGGAGGAATCTATGTGCAGGATTCCGAGTTCTTTCTCCCTGCCAAGAGAGATTACACAAAGCTTACTCCTCCTAGCAGTGGAAACACAGCAACATATGTGCCATGTTTCTACCTAGGGAAGCACAAAAGTTAGTCAGTGCCCAAGGTTTTTATTGGGGGACTGGTCGTGTAGGCACCTTCTGCTGAGCATATACTAAAATTCCAGACTCCTGGAAGGAAAGCAGATGTTCATTATAAATCATGTTTGTATAAATAGTCAAGTTATAACGAACTACTCTTATTGGTTAAGTGTTGACTGGACGCACTTTGAAAGTGAAGTTCCCAGACACTAGCTAGGGGCCTACCTTGCAAgcagggctttttttttggtctgtgacTTGCTATGTCAGTGATTTTATGCACCCAACCATATGAAGCAATAATGACCtccttttacagaggagaaaattgaGATTTCAAGGGCCAGTAACTTGTCTAGAGTTGCACCACTAGCAAGTGGTACAGCCAAGAGTCTAATCAGTCTGACTTCAGAACTTGAGTTCATCCACTGCCATACTGCCAGTCCCAGGGCCTTCCTCAAGTCCTTTGTCCTTGTTCTTTCTGCCTGAAATGTTCTTTCCTTAGCTATTTGCATGACtggtgatatggcttggctgtgtccccacccaaatctcatcttaattgtagctcccataattcccacctggtgtaggagggacccagtgggagataattgaatcatgggggtggtttcccacATACTATTCTCGTGGTAgtaattctcatgagatctgatgattttgtaAGGGGAAAGCCCTTtttcttggttctcattctctcatctgccaccatgtaagtCATGCCTTTCGCCTGCTGTCATGATTGTGacgcctccccagccacgtggaactgtgagtccattaaacctccttttctttataaattacccagtcttgggtatgtctttatcagcactgtgaaaatggactaatacaacttattttatttattcattttttaagataTAAGATCTcaatatgttgtccaggctggcctccaactcttggcctcaggcaatctgcctgcctcagcctcccaagtaggtggaactacaggcatgtgccatatGCCTCGCTTGGTTTCTTTTAATTATTCAGGCCTCAACTCAGATTTCACCTTATAGAAAGGCCCTCCCTGACTACTCTATGTAAAGTAGTCTCTTTTTAAAGTTACTTTGTATCATTAACCTATTTTAGTTTCATCAAAACACTTATCATTATGTGAAATGATCTGGTGTCTTTGTTTATTCTCTATAAAGTCAGTTTtcgtctgggcgcagtggcttacacctgaaatctcagcactttgggaggctgaggcgggcagatcatctgcaGCAGCAGCTATGGCAGTGGGAGAAGATTTTAATTAGGAAACAAAGCTTAGCAAGAGAGGGGAGCCAGAGAAGTGATGGAAGCTACAGGTTACCACAGATTTGTGAactcagccaagcacagtggtggcaGGGCCTAGCTGCTACAAAGAAGACATGTTTTAGACAAATATTCATATGGGCAAAAAACTTGAGGACTGTATTTGTGACTAATTGTATAACTggttattttagtttctgttctgtGGAAAGTGTAAAGCATTCCAACGAAGGGTTTtaatgtagggttttttttgttttttgtttttttgcaccCATGCTATTGATTGCTAAATGTAATAGCCTGATTGTgatgctgaataaatgtcttaaattaaaaaaaaaaaagaaaagtgaacagagcctAAGGGACCCAGGATATACCATCAAGCAGACCAACATATGCATAATGTGAATaccagaaggaaagagagaaagaaagaggcagaaagacTAGTTGAAGAAATGTTCCCAGACCAAACTGAGGGTCGGGCTGCCATTTCTTGCTGCCCAATAacaagatgcagatgaactggggacAAAGAgagttttttatttctgtaaccggttacagggagaaggcctggaaattattgccagaccaactcaaaattacaaagttttccagagcttatgtACCTTCTAAGGTATATGTCTATGTggaagtgtgcattcatctaaagacataagtgatgCCACTTAtaatctataactaaggtctgagtcctgaagaccttcctcgggagcctcagtaaatttacttaatctaaatgggtccaggtgccagtgggtgattacccttatcttgtctcctgctaagtcacagaggtttggggagttccttcagatccccagtaaaacttgtttaatcctaaatgggtcctattaagaattcctttgttattttgtaatgcttcaaggcccaggaaaggcctaggcaaaactcttggtgggcatttcttacattccagcctttgtataaaGGGCATTGGCTCTTTCAGCTTtgaatatttaacttaaccacttAGTACTGAAACAGTTGTTTTGGAGGCCTGcattagtgagacctggcctgccacagaaATAATGTCTGAAAACTTCCTAAACTCAATGAAAATACAAATCTACAAATTCAAGAtgctcaacaaactccaagtaagataaactctgaaaaactattatttttttaaaagaccaaaagaaaataacaagtgataggatgtggagaaattgcaACCCTTgcatattgctggtgggaatgtaaaatgcagCCTCTGGAAAATGGtatgattcctcaaaaaattaaacatagaattaccacatgatctgcttctgggtatatatccaagagaaatgatgGCAGGAACTCAAGatatttgcacactcatgttcatagtggcattattcacaaaagccaaaaggTGAGAGCAACGAAGTAACCagtgacagatgaatgaataaaatgtggtatatacacgcATCAGTGGAATATTTACTTGgtcttaaaaatgaaggaaattttgACCCTTCctacaacacagatgaaacttAAAGATATTATGCGACATGatataagccagtcacaaaaaagataaacataGTATGATTCCTCTTAAATGAGTTTCCTAGAGTGCTTAaatttatagtgacagaaagcatgGTGGTTGCCAGAAGCCGAAGGGTGGGGGAAATGGGGATTAGTATTTAATGGGTATAGTTTCATTATACAACAAACAGGTTGTTGTATAAtaacaaagagacaaagaagagacaaagaagtacATTATATTATAAGTGCCCAATGGGTTCACCCtccccactgcctagacagagctgatttatcaaaaGAGGATTGcaaaagagaaagagtaattcatgcaaaGCCAGATatgcagg is a genomic window of Macaca mulatta isolate MMU2019108-1 chromosome 2, T2T-MMU8v2.0, whole genome shotgun sequence containing:
- the CYP8B1 gene encoding 7-alpha-hydroxycholest-4-en-3-one 12-alpha-hydroxylase; the protein is MVLWGPVLGALLVVIAGYLCLPGMLRQRRPREPPLDKGTVPWLGYAMAFRKNMFEFLKRMRSKHGDVFTVQLGGQYFTFVMDPLSFGPILKDTQRKLDFGQYAKKLVLKVFGYRSVQGDHEMIHSASTKHLRGDGLKDLNETMLDSLSFVMLKSKGWSLDASCWHEDSLFHFCYYILFTAGYLSLFGYTKDKEQDLLQAGELFVEFRKFDLLFPRFVYSLLWPQEWLEVGRLQRLFHKMLSVSHSQEKEGISNWLCNMLQFLREQGVPSAMQDKFNFMMLWASQGNTGPTSFWALLFLLKHPEAIRAVRQETTQVLGEARLETKQSFAFKLSALQHTPVLDSVVEETLRLRAAPTLLRLVHEDYTLKMASGQEYLFRRGDILALFPYLSVHVDPDIHPEPTIFKYDRFLNPNGSRKVDFFKAGKKIHHYTMPWGSGVSICPGRFFALSEVKLFILLMVTHFDLELVDPDTPLPHVDPQRWGFGTMQPSHDVRFRYRLRPIV